A genome region from Pseudanabaena sp. Chao 1811 includes the following:
- the mazF gene encoding endoribonuclease MazF, producing MVKQYIPDRGDIVWLDFDPQAGHEQSGHRPAFVISPIAYNQRSNLALLCPITSKVKGWKFEVLLTDTKTKGVILADQIKSLDWQARRIDFIEKASVSIIDEVIGKIEALLT from the coding sequence ATGGTAAAGCAATACATTCCAGATCGTGGTGATATTGTTTGGTTAGATTTCGATCCACAGGCTGGGCATGAACAATCTGGGCATCGTCCTGCTTTTGTGATTTCGCCGATCGCCTATAATCAAAGGTCAAATTTGGCTCTGCTTTGTCCGATTACTTCTAAAGTTAAGGGATGGAAGTTTGAGGTTCTACTCACGGATACTAAGACTAAGGGAGTGATTCTTGCGGATCAGATTAAGAGTTTGGATTGGCAAGCGAGAAGGATCGATTTTATTGAGAAGGCTTCTGTAAGTATTATTGATGAAGTTATCGGCAAAATTGAGGCGTTATTAACCTAG